From the genome of Fusarium oxysporum f. sp. lycopersici 4287 chromosome 3, whole genome shotgun sequence, one region includes:
- a CDS encoding hypothetical protein (At least one base has a quality score < 10): MEKVELKEFVCLVSISNPLLAVLEMIDPIKAGVLSLRRQATVNNLLVDVRPCNSGRAPAAYISFETTIIHEQLKAPNCQLLCLLFNNPGLVRLVLIAIDQEVPKRQMKWLNRSILFRRDVED, encoded by the coding sequence ATGGAGAAAGTGGAGCTCAAGGAATTCGTGTGCTTGGTCTCCATCTCGAACCCTCTCTTGGCTGTCCTTGAAATGATAGACCCAATAAAGGCAGGCGTACTGAGCCTCCGGAGGCAGGCAACTGTTAATAACCTTCTTGTCGATGTCCGACCGTGCAACTCCGGGCGTGCGCCGGCCGCATATATCTCTTTTGAGACAACCATTATCCATGAGCAGCTGAAGGCACCTAATTGCCAACTTCTGTGTCTCCTTTTCAACAACCCAGGATTGGTCCGTCTTGTGCTTATCGCGATTGATCAGGAAGTCCCGAAACGACAGATGAAGTGGCTTAATAGGAGCATTCTTTTCAGACGGGATGTGGAGGACTGA
- a CDS encoding hypothetical protein (At least one base has a quality score < 10), whose amino-acid sequence MVFSKDGKLIASASPDKTAKIWNVATGEEERTLEGHMQSVSSVVFSKDGTLIASGSYDKTVKIWNVATGINVKSFDASRIANVFYFLENDSVFVTSAGRFSLGFLYSSTSYSSERELKLGSPEGQGEVDIRLGFGINHDNTWITAGGPDGRRVLICSCNWLRVRKSGRRISRGGMMTDSQATGHIRALQETTHKCHQ is encoded by the exons ATGGTCTTTTCGAAGGACGGAAAGCTCATCGCATCCGCTTCACCTGATAAGACTGCCAAGATATGGAATGTGGCAACGGGTGAAGAGGAACGGACTCTTGAGGGTCATATGCAGTCGGTCAGCTCTGTGGTTTTTTCGAAGGATGGCACACTCATCGCGTCGGGATCATATGATAAGACCGTCAAGATATGGAACGTGGCGACGGGCATCAACGTTAAGAGCTTTGATGCGAGCCGAATTGCCAACGTCTTTTATTTTCTTGAGAATGATTCGGTTTTTGTCACGAGTGCAGGCCGTTTCAGTCTTGGTTTTCTGTACAGTAGTACGTCGTATTCGAGCGAGCGCGAACTAAAGCTGGGTAGCCCAGAGGGTCAAGGAGAAGTGGATATCAGATTAGGCTTCGGGATCAACCACGACAACACATGGATTACAGCGGGTGGACCTGACGGACGTAGAGTTTT GATCTGTTCATGTAATTGGCTGCGGGTCAGGAAGAGTGGTCGCCGGATATCCAGAGGAGGGATGATGACTGACTCTCAAGCCACTGGACATATTCGGGCACTTCAAGAAACCACACACAAGTGTCATCAATAG
- a CDS encoding hypothetical protein (At least one base has a quality score < 10), translating to MADTMPITKSLHRLCVENPRFLVQPLFWTPKHLQVLRCHFQHLDSTVLPPSLPPSPPLSPSSDTKPDDTEHYIKQLLNGRFASAKFACFALLIQPHGVIDGNARPHFFYNRLGVHTPECETFKIGDAYNLQQRPIVGHFLYEKLVEQRRRALKPKRHPVEGASNVPGERIYQRRLRDLTPALWFEDPYLVCVLLSLAQLQWCCRKTTPEAFFVRLLVTNASDQMNAHVFRADIPSKLLHALDNPLDDMDGLVWPAIQHVQVPFEPHGSFSERVAGQLLAGLKTRALEESPRGEKRKRDEMDVAGEGKSVKSWDATVQPAAVPG from the exons ATGGCCGACACGATGCCGATAACAAAGTCTCTACATAGACTGTGCGTCGAGAACCCGCGATTCCTCGTTCAACCTTTATTCTGGACTCCCAAGCACCTCCAAGTGCTTCGCTGCCATTTCCAGCACCTCGACTCAACCGtcctccctccctccctcccaccatcaccaccgcTCTCGCCCAGCAGCGACACCAAGCCAGATGACACAGAGCATTACATAAAACAGCTGCTCAACGGTCGATTCGCCTCTGCCAAGTTCGCCTGCTTTGCCTTGCTGATCCAACCTCATGGCGTGATTGACGGCAACGCTCGACCTCACTTCTTCTACAACAGGCTCGGAGTCCATACGCCAGAGTGCGAAACCTTCAAGATAGGCGACGCATACAATCTTCAGCAGCGGCCGATTGTCGGCCACTTTCTGTACGAGAAACTTGTCGAGCAGCGACGACGAGCCCTCAAGCCTAAGCGTCATCCCGTGGAGGGCGCCTCCAATGTTCCCGGCGAGAGAATCTACCAGCGCCGATTGCGCGACTTGACTCCTGCGTTGTGGTTTGAGGACCCATACTTGGTCTGCGTTCTGCTGTCCCTGGCTCAACTACAGTGGTGCTGTCGAAAGACGACGCCAGAAGCCTTCTTC GTCCGATTGCTAGTAACAAACGCCTCCGACCAAATGAACGCACACGTCTTCCGCGCCGATATCCCCTCCAAACTCCTCCACGCGCTCGACAACCCGCTCGACGATATGGACGGCCTTGTCTGGCCAGCGATACAGCACGTCCAGGTCCCATTCGAACCACACGGGAGCTTCTCGGAACGGGTGGCGGGACAATTACTCGCTGGTCTCAAGACACGCGCTCTCGAAGAGTCGCCGCGTGGAGAGAAGCGCAAGcgtgatgagatggatgtCGCGGGGGAAGGGAAGAGCGTCAAGAGCTGGGATGCGACTGTTCAGCCTGCTGCGGTGCCTGGCTGA
- a CDS encoding hypothetical protein (At least one base has a quality score < 10) — MMGHLKPKEPDVDNPEDRNHSSPGGSEGSTGYTETKPTQELPAEDNALHLINRVLRHLLYYTQPLNASPVLDLRQKCRMVSQISELKKQFVAVDDGGLILRVEGGVSTGPHIAIALLEAKRRLVVDDNKPRISDECLAQMTCEAILARAIPAEEQLGNERTIVLNATSHYVCFLEFNVTKAYMRRLMAGQLPSESLKVTATHWFDLSAVEGRRGVLNNIRGLLGMAMDRQPQQDVISDSEGVEE, encoded by the exons ATGATGGGACACCTGAAGCCAAAAGAGCCCGACGTGGA CAATCCTGAAGACCGCAATCATTCATCACCTGGCGGCAGCGAAGGATCTACTGGCTACACCGAAACAAAGCCCACTCAAGAGCTCCCCGCCGAGGATAACGCCTTGCATCTGATCAATCGCGTGTTGCGCCACCTGCTGTACTACACACAGCCTCTTAACGCGTCACCTGTACTCGACCTCCGCCAGAAATGTCGCATGGTCTCACAGATTTCcgagttgaagaagcagttCGTTGCTGTTGACGACGGCGGGTTAATCCTCAGAGTCGAGGGGGGTGTATCTACCGGGCCTCATATTGCGATTGCACTGCTTGAGGCCAAACGGCGCCTTGTGGTTGATGATAACAAGCCCAGGATCTCGGATGAGTGCTTGGCGCAGATGACTTGCGAGGCAATCCTGGCTAGAGCCATACCTGCTGAGGAACAGCTCGGAAATGAACG AACCATCGTTCTTAATGCCACGAGCCATTACGTGTGCTTCTTGGAGTTCAATGTGACCAAGGCTTACATGCGTAGGTTGATGGCCGGCCAGTTACCATCTGAGTCACTGAAGGTCACGGCAACCCACTGGTTTGATCTAAGTGCTGTTGAAGGGAGACGAGGCGTTTTGAACAACATTCGGGGCTTGCTAGGAATGGCGATGGATCGTCAGCCACAGCAGGATGTCATCAGTGACAGTGAGGGTGTTGAGGAGTAG